One part of the Lotus japonicus ecotype B-129 chromosome 2, LjGifu_v1.2 genome encodes these proteins:
- the LOC130737069 gene encoding uncharacterized protein LOC130737069 gives MDRSWMRANRLSDEFDKGVVEFLEFAEKNLPNNKGLFPCPCVSCGNRDPKLTKAEIRDHLAWKGICQNYTRWIWHGEVVTPSVSQREKVCVDTDDRLEDMIHDIGEESFKRAHVYDTLCKDKEEPLYPGCTNFTRLSAVLRLFNLKAKNGWSDKSFTDLLGLLKEMLPEGNTMPNRHYEAKKVLCPMGMEYEKIHACPNDCILYRKEFENYDHCPKCKASRYKKKDGDSNDDVSTKGPPAKVLWYLPIISRFKRLFSNANDAKNLRWHAEERIDDGKIRHVADSLQWKNIDGNFAKE, from the coding sequence ATGGATCGTAGTTGGATGAGAGCTAATCGATTAAGTGATGAGTTTGATAAAGGAGTGGTAGAATTTCTAGAATTTGCTGAAAAGAATCTTCCAAACAATAAGGGGCTTTTTCCATGTCCTTGTGTTTCTTGTGGGAACCGGGACCCAAAACTTACTAAGGCTGAAATAAGGGACCATCTAGCTTGGAAAGGGATTTGTCAAAATTATACACGATGGATATGGCATGGTGAAGTAGTAACTCCAAGTGTATCacaaagagagaaagtatgTGTAGATACGGATGATCGGCTGGAAGACATGATACATGATATTGGAGAAGAATCATTCAAGAGAGCGCATGTGTATGATACTTTATGTAAAGACAAGGAAGAACCTTTGTACCCGGGATGCACAAACTTTACACGGTTGTCAGCTGTGTTAagattgtttaatttgaaggCGAAAAATGGATGGAGTGATAAAAGTTTCACTGATTTGCTTGGATTGTTGAAAGAAATGCTTCCAGAAGGTAACACAATGCCGAATCGTCATTATGAAGCCAAGAAAGTATTGTGTCCGATGGGCATGGAGTATGAAAAAATACATGCATGCCCTAATGATTGCATCTTATACAgaaaagagtttgaaaactATGATCATTGTCCGAAGTGCAAGGCCTCACGCTACAAAAAGAAAGATGGTGATTCCAATGATGATGTGAGCACAAAGGGTCCTCCTGCAAAAGTGTTATGGTACCTACCAATAATTTCAAGGTTCAAGAGATTGTTCTCTAATGCAAATGACGCAAAGAACCTTAGATGGCATGCAGAAGAGAGAATTGATGATGGAAAAATTCGCCATGTAGCTGATTCTTTGCAATGGAAGAATATTGATGGGAATTTTGCCAAAGAGTAG
- the LOC130737070 gene encoding uncharacterized protein LOC130737070 — MIPGPKQPGNDIDVYLSPLIDDLRLLWEQGVDVLDAYSGEHFNMRAMLFCTINDFPAYGNLSGYSVKGHKACPICEKDTSYHQLNNGRKTVYLGHRKFLDRYHPYRKMKKAFNGKAEHGLAPKPLTGEEVYQRQQHVNVVFGKKQKKPAEKNIWKKRSVFFDLPYWSSLDVRHCIDLMHVEKNVCDSLIGTLLHIKGKTKDGLSARLDLADMGIRQQLTPQQIGNKTYLPPACHTLSKKEKISFCECLEGIKVPQGYSSNIKRLVSMKDLKLNGLKSHDFHVLMQQLLPVAIRGILPIKVRKTITRLCLFFNAICSKVIDPSKLDELENEAAVILCQLEMHFPPSFFDIMEHLIVHLVREIRLCGPVCLRWMYPVERYMKILKGYTMNPYRPEASIVERYIAEEAIEFCSNYLSEVDAIGVPKSRHDGRCEGMGTQGLNVKCMTWKVLHPAHLYILNNTDEVQPYLAAHKSFLKESYPKMNEKVLLKEHNKSFSEWFKERIANDDSASDTIKRLSLEPKCNVMTWSAYDINKTSFYTKSKDDRSTMQNSGVMVVAESMHFSSSKDKRPIMASTPGVRIDEFGYTLVDLSKVAYRDEPFIMASQAKQVFYVTDPSNKRWSVALQPKTTHGSDETLHISEIPSSATNVLTSNEENEENEVDDVQVTRLDHEEGIWES; from the exons ATGATTCCGGGCCCAAAACAACCAGGAAACGACATAGATGTTTATCTAAGTCCACTGATTGATGATTTAAGATTGTTGTGGGAGCAAGGAGTTGATGTTCTTGATGCGTATTCCGGTGAACATTTCAATATGCGTGCCATGTTGTTTTGCACCATCAACGACTTTCCGGCATATGGTAATTTGTCTGGTTACAGTGTTAAAGGGCATAAAGCGTGTCCTATTTGTGAGAAAGATACAAGTTACCATCAACTTAATAATGGAAGGAAGACTGTTTATCTTGGGCATCGAAAATTCTTAGACCGTTATCATCCATATCGTAAAATGAAGAAAGCTTTCAACGGAAAAGCAGAGCATGGTCTTGCTCCAAAACCCTTGACTGGAGAGGAAGTTTATCAACGACAACAACATGTGAATGTTGTCTTtggaaagaaacaaaagaagcctgctgaaaaaaatatatggaaaaagaggtCGGTGTTCTTTGATCTTCCATATTGGTCAAGTCTTGATGTAAGACATTGTATTGATTTGATGCATGTAGAGAAAAATGTTTGTGATAGTCTCATTGGAACACTTCTTCACATTAAAGGAAAGACAAAAGATGGGTTAAGTGCTCGTTTGGATTTGGCTGATATGGGTATACGACAGCAATTAACTCCACAACAGATAGGTAACAAGACATATTTGCCTCCAGCATGTCACACTTTGtctaaaaaagagaaaataagttTTTGTGAGTGTTTAGAGGGTATCAAAGTACCGCAAGGTTACTCATCAAATATCAAGAGACTTGTATCAATGAAAGATCTCAAGTTAAATGGCTTAAAATCCCATGACTTTCATGTTCTGATGCAGCAACTACTACCAGTTGCTATTCGTGGAATACTGCCTATTAAAGTTAGGAAAACTATAACTAGGCTGTGCTTATTCTTCAATGCAATATGTAGTAAAGTCATTGATCCATCGAAGTTAGACGAGTTGGAAAATGAGGCTGCAGTCATCTTGTGTCAGTTGGAGATGCATTTTCCTCCTTCATTTTTTGACATTATGGAACACTTGATTGTTCATTTGGTAAGGGAGATTAGATTGTGTGGTCCAGTTTGTTTAAGGTGGATGTATCCAGTAGAGCGGTACATGAAGATCCTAAAAGGATATACTATGAATCCCTACCGTCCTGAAGCTTCGATTGTTGAAAGGTACATTGCAGAAGAAGCTATTGAGTTTTGTTCAAACTATTTGTCAGAAGTGGATGCTATAGGGGTTCCAAAGTCTCGTCATGATGGAAGATGTGAAGGTATGGGTACGCAAGGTTTAAATGTCAAGTGCATGACTTGGAAGGTACTTCATCCAGCGCATTTGTATATATTGAATAACACCGATGAAGTTCAACCTTACTTAGCTGCCCACAAAAGCTTTCTAAAGGAAAGCTACCCCAAGATGAATGAAAAAGTGTTGTTAAAAGAGCATAATAAGAGTTTCTCTGAATGGTTTAAAGAAAGAATTGCTAATGATGATAGTGCTTCTGATACAATAAAACGACTCTCACTTGAACCTAAATGTAATGTTATGACTTGGAGTGCATATGATATTAATAAAACTTCTTTTTATACAAAATCAAAGGATGATAGAAGTACTATGCAAAATAGTGGGGTTATGGTTGTGGCTGAGTCCATGCACTTCTCTagttcaaaagataaaagaCCTATTATGGCATCTACACC TGGTGTAAGAATTGATGAATTTGGATACACACTGGTTGATCTTTCCAAGGTAGCTTATAGGGATGAACCTTTCATTATGGCATCCCAAGCAAAACAAGTGTTTTATGTCACAGATCCTTCTAACAAAAGGTGGTCGGTGGCTCTACAACCAAAAACCACACATGGTAGTGATGAAACCCTTCATATTTCTGAGATTCCTTCTTCTGCAACAAATGTGCTTACCtccaatgaagaaaatgaagaaaatgaagtagACGATGTGCAAGTTACTCGTTTGGATCATGAAGAAGGGATATGGGAGAGTTAG
- the LOC130739855 gene encoding uncharacterized protein LOC130739855 has product MACTSFPSPPTTVAAVNHHTLQPPSTSLSPCSSFLTTNLHHRRLTTRLHVSSPTNKPAGTTTTQKPAGETVFFDGGAHYGDLVANLLLGFTLLWLPLTLAAVSRALFLRYRFTNFRVSVISGFTGQDRSDFSYKVIKDVQVVPRFIGEWGDIVITLKDGTKVDLRSVPKFREIAKYCLSMAKESQDLNETGPKGF; this is encoded by the coding sequence ATGGCTTGCACTTCCTTCCCCTCACCGCCGACCACCGTCGCCGCCGTCAACCACCACACCCTgcaaccaccctccacctctCTCTCCCCCTGTTCCTCCTTCCTCACCACCAACCTCCACCACCGTCGACTCACCACCAGGCTCCACGTGTCCTCTCCCACTAACAAGCCCGctggcaccaccaccacccaaaaGCCTGCCGGAGAAACCGTCTTCTTCGACGGCGGAGCCCACTACGGGGACCTCGTTGCGAACCTTCTTCTGGGCTTCACCTTGCTCTGGCTGCCCCTGACCTTAGCGGCGGTGTCTCGGGCTCTGTTCCTCCGGTACAGGTTCACCAACTTCAGAGTCTCTGTTATCTCTGGCTTCACCGGCCAGGACCGGAGCGATTTCTCGTATAAGGTGATAAAGGATGTTCAGGTTGTGCCACGGTTCATTGGTGAGTGGGGTGACATTGTCATCACATTGAAGGATGGCACCAAGGTGGACCTGAGAAGTGTCCCAAAGTTCAGAGAAATTGCCAAGTATTGCCTCTCCATGGCAAAGGAGTCTCAGGATTTGAATGAAACTGGGCCTAAAGGCTTCTGA